A stretch of DNA from Globicephala melas chromosome 19, mGloMel1.2, whole genome shotgun sequence:
ATCTTGGTCCTGACTTCTGAGCCacgtgtctcctctttctctcggAGTGCCCATCAAATAGGAGTTCCCTCCCCAGACCGCCAGGGGGCCCAACACCTGAAATAGACTACCCGTTCCCTCAGCACACACTTGTTGCTAATAAACCCCACcaggcccccccccaccccacccccgccacgcACTGCAGCACCACCATCACTCTGCAGAGGAACACGTGAAGTCCTTCTTCTGAAACCAGGTCTCGGAAACAGCCGGGAAATTCCCACCAAATCCAAATCACTTTCTTTCGGGGTGTCAGGGAGCCCCGGGCTGGATtttgagggaagggaagatgtCAGCCTGACCTAGGGAGGTACTTGCGAAGATTCAGAGCCAAGCCCCTGCAGGGAGCTGTCACGGGTGGCGAGTGTCCTGTCCGTAGCCCTGGGCAAGCCAAGACTGAGGTTccctgtggggaggcagggggcagagctgctccaggcgTGTGTGGTCCACACAGTGGGGCATCTGTGAAGTGTTCCCAGGACTCGGGCACACTTTCAACGTACGTGCAGCATATGAGAGCGTCCAGTTTCCAGAATTGCTCCTGCACGTGTGAAGGTGGTTTTACGTGTTGAAGGGAAACCTGGGTGTCACATATCGTGTCCTTTGACGTGTTTTCTTCGCGATCCGTTTTCCTGACCAGGGTGAAAACTGtggcagaaaatacaaagaggtctTTCCAGGGTGTTTTAGACGCAAGCCCCGTGCAGAAGTCACACGAGAGGGGTGTGGGATTCCATCCCCTCTGGGTACTTTTctaggctctcatcaccgagcgcTGAGTTTGGCAGGGGcccccagagaaggaaaatgagaaatgggcAACTTTCTCTGCAATCCGTCTTCCTAAGGGGAATAGAGGGAGTGTGTCCTCTGTGTGTCCAATGCCCTATGTCATCTGGCGAGGGTATCCTTTGGAGCTGAGAAACGGAAGCTCAAATTAACCTAAGCGGCTAAGACgctcagtgtgtgtgttttgggggtgtggggtgtgtgtgggggtactCTTTGGTCCAGAGCCGAGGTCTCTGCACGTCCAGTCCAGTTCCCCACGCCAGCCCTGATGGGCACGGAGTCTCTTTGTCCAAGACAGACCAAGGAAGACAGAGCCAGAATAAAGTCAACAGCTTTTATTACAAGTCACAGATTTCATAGAAAAAGCAATGTAGCGTCAGGTCCGGTTGTATGAAAAACGGTAAAATGCAGGTTTGTCCTGGTTGCTCTGTGGACACCCGGGGCAGGCTCTCCGCGACATCAGGCACAGCAGCTGCACTTGTCCGAGGCCCCTTTGCAGacgcagccctgggcacacttggcgcagcccacggggcagcaggagcagcagcctggggaggcaAGGGCAGCGTGCGGTCCGACCACGCGTTGTCCGGAACCACCCTTCCCAgcagcaggcctggccccagccgcCCTCGGGCCCAGACCCTGAGTTTACGATGGTGTCCTCTGTCCTGAGGTAATTGCTCTCAGACACTAGGTTCAGGTTGCCCGGCCCATCTGTGCCCAGGACAGGGCACAGCGCCTTGGAGAGACAGTGAGCAGggcctctggggacaggagaaagccagcccccagcaccaccagTGATGTGAGCCAAGTCCTCAGGATCAAAGTGGAGGCAAAGCCCGCACAGAGCAGCTCCCGCTCGGGATAGGGAAGCTCTGGGCTGCTTCGACAGGGAGGGGCTGCACCAGGTCCGAGAAGCCACGCACGGCCACTGGTTCCTGTCCCTAAAGTGCTTCAGTCCCTGAGAGGAGTCGGAAGCGGgactcaggaggcaggaggactaGTTCTAGTGACAGGTCTGAGGTTGTTTGTCGGTGACccgtctgggcctcagtctccctgttcTCTAGTGCGCGCCTGGGTCTCGGTCATGCCGAAGGTGATTCCAGCTCTGACTGTGAATCCCTTCCTGGTGAGGGGGGTGCCGGGAAGTCTGGTCACtgtcctgctcctgcctgcctgctgagcTCTGGGCCCCCTCCTCGCACTCAGCCCAGACCCCGCATTCCCAGAGAAGGCCCCGCACACTCACTCTTCTTGCAGGAGGTGCATCTGCAGGCTTTGCAGGTGCAGGAGCCAGCGCAGCCGCAGGAGCCGCCTgccgggaagggaaaggaggccagCAGTGAGCAGGGACGGGGATGCAGGAGCCACAGCAGACGGTCAGCAATGCCTCCCTGAGCCCTCCTCCTctgtcaggacccagccctgggagctcCTGTCCACTCGGGCGCATagagaagccccagctcctctcttctGGTCCAAGGAGAGTAGGTCCCCTCCTGATGGGACTCCACAGGGAAGGTCCCGGGCTCCAGACGCAGCCCAGGCCGactggggccgggggccggggcccaTGGCCTGAACCCCAAAGAGGCAGCATCCCCTCCTCCCATCAAATCGTGGCAGGTCCGAGGCCTCCTCCAAACGCTGGGTCCCGGTCTAGCAATCCCCTGACCTGCCGGGTGACCTCAAGAAGGACAGCCTGGAGCCTCCGTGCCCTCAGTGTCAACGGAGAGGCAAAGGGAGACTGACGTGCCCTCAGGAGCCTGGCTACCAAGAAAGCCCTGGACCCGTGACAGGAGTCCTCCTGAGCTCAAAACTCAAAGCCCTCCCTTCTCGTCCTGTGCCCGGGAAGGGGGCATCCTAAGGCTCAAAGGCAGGGCTCCCTTACCAGTGGGGCAGGAGCACTTGGGGTCCAtctggaggaggagtgaggcccGAGGTCCAAAGCAAGGGGCGAAGCCGCTTCACGGGTCCGGTGGGGGCCGTGTGGGAGCGAGGAGCCCGGGGGCTCAGTTATAGGCCGAGGAGGCGGCCCGggcgcagaggccccgcccccgccttgcACCCGCCCCGCGGCTCCGCGCCCGCGCCGCCCGTGCCGCCCGCAGCGCCCTGGGCCGGGCTGTGAGCAACAGGCGGGGCCGAGCGCACGATTCCACGTCGGTGCCGGCTGGAGCGGAGGAACCGGGTGCCGTGCGGTAAGCGGTGTCCCAGCCCCCTGGCCGCCCCTTCCCAATGTGCCCGACGGGAGCAGCCACCGTGTTGGCGGCTTGTGCAGGAATCCGGCTCCCGCGTCCTCCGGTCTTccccgccccaggccccaggccccgcgCCGCCGGCCTCCGGGTCGCCTTTTCCTGCAGCCTGAGAACAGCCCCCGCCTCCCGCTCGTGTCCCTGGCTTGGCTGGAGCCGGGGAGCGGTGTCAGAGAGCGCAGGCGGATGTGACCCTCACCACCGTTTGGCCGACCCCATGTGTCCCCGGGCGTTGCCAGCCCCGGTCCCCACCACGGTCCTTTGGAAGCGTTTTTCCGGTACCGCCTCCTGTAACCGCAGCGCGGTGAACATTGCTTTCAGCCGCGAGGCGTcacttgtgttttcctttcctggagggATCCTGGCTCATTTGTCCGGGGGCTTCTTTGCCTAAGCTTTCCAGGGGCGCTCCTCACTGTAGCCGGTCCACCCCCACGCCAGGGTGGAGGTTCCCTCATCATGGGATGCTTCCCCAGGGGCGGCATCATTGTAGGTGATAGGCAGACCTGGCGGTAAATAACAAAGCGAGACAAGTGGATAGAGTTCCCTTTGAGTAGTCCTGACAGTTACTCACCATGGAGTCCATGCCAAGCCTTGTTAGTCACTTTTGCTCTTTGAGTTGTCACACCAACCGGGAAGGGAGACAGCAGTCAGGAGGCCGCTTCCCAAAGTTCAAAGTATCTACAGTACGGGGAGGTACTGAGGCAGGCacacagggctggggagtggTGCCCTGCTTCTGTGTTTTTGTCGCTTCGCAGGTGAAAGAGGGAGTCAGTGAGCAAGCTCCCCTTTGGCCCAGAGCTGTGTCCTCGGCCCGTCTCTACCATGTCCAGCTCAATCCTGGGGGCGACCAAGGTGACACAGTAGgaatgtatttatgattttgtgGCTACCTTCTGACGCTCTCCTTCAGTAGTGTTCGAGAGGTTTCTTTTGGTATAACGTATTtcagaaaatcactgaaaagaaaatggtaaggaaATCCTGATGCAGGTGACAGCAGAAATGGCAGGacccttctgtgtctgtgaggagGACACCGACTGTGCTCCTCACGGCTTTCTATCTGTAGTGTCGACGGCTCTTTGCGTTAAGGCAGGATAACCCTCTCGGGAGAACCAGTCCCACGCTCACAGGGTCGATGGggacggcccagagcacagagcgaaACACACCGTCCTTGCTTGTGTGTCTGGAAGGAGAACAGTGTCTCCTAGGCTGATgataacaaataaatcaatagataaataaatgaatgggtgatgTGATCGATTGCTCACTGAGTGCCCAGTATATTCTGACCTTCTTTGCATGTATTCAGTTCTTTAATCCCGAGAGCCAGacactattattttccctttagagCAGAGCAGAcggagccacagagaggttatgtcCCATGGCTGTACGTGGCACAGATAGGACTGGCCCTCCTGCAGGCTGACTGCAGCCCCGTGCCCAACCGGACACCATGTCATCCCACGAAGGGTGAGAACACTGAACAcctggcacagaggcagcagtgagAGAGCCCTGAGCCGGCAGTCAGAACCCTCCgcacagctctgtgacctctctgggcttcggcctcccacctctgcagccagGAGCACAGCTGGACTGTCTCCGAAGACCCTGCAGCCCTGAAAAAGGAGAGGCCGGATTCAGCCTCCAGTGATGCCATAACCGGCACCGTGTGGCCGGGAGGTGAGACAGCTGCAGTGTAGGTTTAGTCCTCTGAGTataggctgtgtgcccttgggtaagttgcttaacctctctggaactGGCACCATCACTCCAGACCATGCAGGTTCACCGAGTCTGTCCAAACGCTGTGGCGGTGACTCGTTCCACGGGGCTTGTTGGAGGACATCCCCACGCTCTCTGGCACTGGATAAGCAAGGTTCCTATCCATCTCTGCCCTCACCATGAGCTTGCTTGCAAACCAGGGAGCCTTTCTCCAGGAGCTTGTCGGGAGCTCAAGGATTCTCTGTGCACAGATGTCAGTGTGGAGAGAGCGATCGTACAGGACACCTTGCGGGAAGCCcgagctgggagccaggccacTATCTCGCTTATTCCCCCTCATTGACATTAATCTTTTGTAtcgaaaggaggaaatgaaatctcAGAGAGTATCAGTGACTTGCCAGGTCAGGAAGTGGCACGGTGGCTGTGAACCTGAGTGCCTGACGCCGACGCCCACGCACGCAGCACGGGCCGGCTCCCGAAATGCCCTGTGCACTCGGGGCACCTGTGGCCCATCTTGGTCCTGACTTCTGAACCacgtgtctcctctttctctcggAGTGCCCATCAAATAGGAGTTCCCTCCCCAGACCGCCAGGGGGCCCAACACCTGAAATAGACTACCCGTTCCCTCAGCACACACTTGTTGCTAATAAACCCcaccaggccccccccccccccccgccacgcaCTGCAGCACCACCATCACTCTGCAGAGGAACACGTGAAGTCCTTCTTCTGAAACCAGGTCTCGGAAACAGCCGGGAAATTCCCACCAAATCCAAATCACTTTCTTTCGGGGTGTCAGGGAGCCACGGGCTGGATtttgagggaagggaagatgtCAGCCTGACCTAGGGAGGTACTTGCGAAGATTCAGAGCCAAGCCCCTGCAGGGAGCTGTCACGGGTGGCGAGTGTCCTGTCCGTAGCCCTGGGCAAGCCAAGACTGAGGTTccctgtggggaggcagggggcagagctgctccaggcgTGTGTGGTCCACACAGTGGGGCATCTGTGAAGTGTTCCCAGGACTCGGGCACACTTTCAACGTACGTGCAGCATATGAGAGCGTCCAGTTTCCAGAATTGCTCCTGCACGTGTGAAGGTGGTTTTACGTGTTGAAGGGAAACCTGGGTGTCACATATCGTGTCCTTTGACACGTTTTCTTAGCGATCCGTTTTCCTGACCAGGGTGAAAACTGtggcagaaaatacaaagaggtctTTCCAGGGTGTTTTAGACGCAAGCCCCGTGCAGAAGTCACACGAGAGGGGTGTGGGATTCCATCCCCTCTGGGTACTTTTctaggctctcatcaccgagcgcTGAGTTTGGCAGGGGcccccagagaaggaaaatgagaaatgggcAACTTTCTCTGCAATCCGTCCTCCTAAGGGGAATAGAGGGAGTGTGTCCTCTGTGTGTCCAATGCCCTATGTCATCTGGCGAGGGTATCCTTTGGAGCTGAGAAACGGAAGCTCAAATTAACCTAAGCGGCTAAGACgctcagtgtgtgtgttttgggggtgtggggtgtgtgtgggggtactCTTTGGTCCAGAGCCGAGGTCTCTGCACGTCCAGTCCAGTTCCCCACGCCAGCCCTGATGGGCACGGAGTCTCTTTGTCCAAGACAGACCAAGGAAGACAGAGCCAGAATAAAGTCAACAGCTTTTATTACAAGTCACAGATTTCATAGAAAAAGGGATGTAGCGTCAGGTCCGGTTGTATGAAAAACGGTAAAATGCAGGTTTGTCCTGGTTGCTCTGTGGACACCCGGGGCAGGCTCTCCGCGACATCAGGCACAGCAGCTGCACTTGTCCGAGGCCCCTTTGCAGacgcagccctgggcacacttggcgcagcccacggggcagcaggagcagcagcctggggaggcaAGGGCAGCGTGCGGTCGGACCACGCGTTGTCCGGAACCACCCTTCCCAgcagcaggcctggccccagccgcCCTCGGGCCCAGACCCTGAGTTTACGATGGTGTCCTCTGTCCTGAGGTAATTGCTCTCAGACACTAGGTTCAGGTTGCCCGGCCCATCTGTGCCCAGGACAGGGCACAGCGCCTTGGAGAGACAGTGAGCAGggcctctggggacaggagaaagccagcccccagcaccaccagTGATGTGAGCCAAGTCCTCAGGATCAAAGTGGAGGCAAAGCCCGCACAGAGCAGCTCCCGCTCGGGATAGGGAAGCTCTGGGCTGCTTCGACAGGGAGGGGCTGCACCAGGTCCGAGAAGCCACGCACGGCCACTGGTTCCTGTCCCTAAAGTGCTTCAGTCCCTGAGAGGAGTCGGAAGCGGgactcaggaggcaggaggactaGTTCTAGTGACAGGTCTGAGGTTGTTTGTCGGTGACccgtctgggcctcagtctccctgttcTCTAGTGCGCGCCTGGGTCTCGGTCATGCCGAAGGCGATTCCAGCTCTGACTGTGAATCCCTTCCTTGTGAGGGGGGTGCCGGGAAGTCTGGTCACtgtcctgctcctgcctgcctgctgagcTCTGGGCCCCCTCCTCGCACTCAGCCCAGACCCCGCATTCCCAGAGAAGGCCCCGCACACTCACTCTTCTTGCAGGAGGCGCATCTGCAGGCTTTGCAGGTGCAGGAGCCAGCGCAGCCGCAGGAGCCGCCTGCCGGGAAGGGAAAGGCTAGCAGTGAGCAGGGCCAGGGATGCAGGAGCTACAGCAGACGGTCAGCAATGCCTCCCTGAGCCCTCCTCCTctgtcaggacccagccctgggagctcGTGTCCACTCGGGCGGATagagaagccccagctcctctcttctGGTCCAAGGAGAGTAGGTCCCCTCCTGATGGGACTCCACAGGGAAGGTCCCGGGCTCCAGACGCAGCCCAGGCCGactggggccgggggccggggcccaTGGCCTGAACCCCAAAGAGGCAGCGTCCCCTCCTCCCATCAAGTCCTGGCAGCTCCGAGGCCTCCTGCAAACGCTGGGTCACGGTCTAGGAATCACCTGACCTGCTTAGTGACCTAAAGAAAGACAGTCTTGAGCCTCTTTACTCTCAAAAATAGAGGCTGGAAATCTTTGTCGGTCTAGTGGTTTGGAGTCAGCGCTCTCACTTCCTAGGGTctgggttgaatccctggtcagggaactaagctccGACAAGCCGAGTGGTACggcgaagaaaaagaaaaaaaaaatagattgaaaatATCCTGTCGCTGCCCTGGCTAGGAAGAAAGCACTGGGTGAACCGTGGGCGTCCACTTGTGCTCAAATTCAAAATTCTTCCTCATGTAACCCCAGGGCCACTCTGTCCTGTGCCTGAGAAGCGGGCATCCAAGGCCCAGAGCCAGGGGTTCGTTACCAGTGGCGCAGGAACAGTTGGGGTCCATTTGGAGGCGACGTGAGGCCGGGGATCGAAAGCAAGCGGGCAAGAGGCACCTGAGCTGGTGGAAGGCGTGTCGAGCCTAGGAGCCTGCTTGCAGTGTTTGTTCCCAGAGGAGGCGGCCCGGGCGCAGAGGTCCCACCCACTCCTTGCACCCTCCCCGCGTCTGCGCCGCCCGCCCGCAGCGCCCGGGGCCGGGCTGTGAGCAACAGTCGGGGCCGAGCGCAGGATTCTCCCAGTGCGCATGGGTCCGCTCTGCGCACGGGAGAGCCGAGTTTGGTGCCTGCTCGCGCGTAGGGACTGTTTGCCAGGAAGTACGCGGTGTCCTAGCCTCCCTGTCCGCCCCTCCCGATTTTCCCGAGGGCGGCAGCCACCTTGTTCCCGGATTTTCCAGCAACCCAGCCTCTGCGTCTCGCTGTcttccccacccccggcccccgcGCTGTTGTCTTCAGGTTCACCCTTTCCGGAGCCCGTGTGCAACCCTAGTCTCGCGCTCACGTCCCAGGCGTGGCAGGATCCTGGGAGCTGTGTGCAGAGACTGGTGGTGGATGTGACCTTCACCACCAATCCTCCGactccctcttcccccaccatTTCCTGTCCTGGTCCCCACGATGGTCCTTAGGCAGCGTTTCTCTAACGTTTCTCCGAAAGAGCACCACGGCCAACTCAGGCCTCtgcctcccatccttccttctgttctccactactgaatggatggatgggcacATTTGTCCCTATGCTCCTGGCCTGAACTTGCCAGGGGTTTTCCTGATCCTAGCCAGTCCACCCTGCTCCGGGATGGAGGTTCCCAAAGCATGAGATCCCACCCCATGGAAGGGATCATTGTAAGTGATGGGCAGACCTGGCATTAAATAACAAAGCATGAAAAGTGGTTATTTCCCTTTCAGTGTTCAGCAGTGGGGAGAGCACTGAGCAGGCAGTCAGATCCCTctgcacagctctgtgacctctctgGACTTCAGTCTCCCATCTCTGCCGCCAGAAGCACAGCTAGACTGTCTCAGAGGACCCTTCCAGCTGTGAATAATGATAGGCAGGACTCAGCATTCAGTGACCTCATAATCAGCGACCTTTGGCAAGGAGGTGAGACAGCCTTGCTATAGGTTCAGACCTCTGGATATGATCTGTGTGCCCTTAGGCAGGTTGCTTAAACTGGGTAGCTGGCACAATCATTCCAGCCCCTGCAGGTTCACTCTGTTACTGGTTCATTGTAGATCAAGTGATATGAAGGGTGGGCATTGATTTTGTGTTTCTCCAAATGGTGTGGCAGCATCTTATCCTAGGGGGGCTACTGCAGGGCATCCACACTCCCCCTGCCAGTGGATCAGTAAATTTGCAATCAAACTTTAACCTCCAGCCTGGAGTAATGCTTGCAAAACCATGAGCCTTTCCCCAAGAGCTTGTTGGAATTAAACAAGATTCTGTCCCAGTAAAGTCACTGTGAACAGAAGCATCATAATAGACACTGTTTATTAAGCCCTAGTGAGGAGCTAGGCCACTCTCAATACCACATAGGGATATAATCTCCTTTTTATAGGAAATGGAGACTTAGAGAGGTTGAGCGACTCATTTAGGATATGCGGCTGGTAAGTGCCACTGTGGTCTGTGAACCAAGACTGCCTGACACCAGCACCCATGCACCCAGCACAGGCTGGCTCCTGAACTCCCCTCTGCACACAGGACACCTGTGGGTGAGTGTGGGCCTGACACTTGGGCCACGTGACTCCTCGTTCTCTTTGACTTTACATCAAACAGCAAATCCATCCAAAAGTTGTCAGGAGGACTAGCTATTGCCATTATTTACAAGTCACTGAGCGCCTCACTCCTTCCTAATAAATACCACCACAACTTTGTAAATGCAGAATTTGACGCTACCCTGCACAGGCAGACGTGAAGTCCTCCATCTGGAACCAGTTTCCAGGTACCTGCCTCTTGTTGGGAAATGGCTGGGTATTACCTGCAAATTCCTAGTCAGTTTGCTGGTTTCAAGTAACCAAGGGCTGGAGTTTGAAGGTAGAGTTCAGCCTGACCTTAAGGAACTTCCAAAGATTCAGAGCCAACTCACCGCAGGGAGCTCTCAGGGGTAGCAGGTGTCCTGTCACTGGCACTGGGCCAGCCAAGACACATGTTCCCTGTGGGGATGGGGGGGAAGAGCTACTCCAGGTGTGGGTGGTCCACATAGTGGGGTGTCCACATAGTGGGGTGTTTGAAAGTGTTTTCAGCGTTCAACATACTCCTTTGATGAACacgtgggtttttttaataattgaagtatagctgatttacagtattgtgttagtttcaagtgaacaaacatgtttttactttttaaatttttcctgtaTTACTctgttcttcatatatttattcagaTTTATTGAATCAAAAATTGGGTTTtgtatccttttaaatttttcttagtagttcacttaattttattttaccacagtttagGTTTGTGAAgttggaaaataaaaaccacagctaGAAAATTCACACGTCTTTCAGTGCAGGGAGTTTGAGACTTCCAGGTAACTGGAGGTGTGATTCCAACTTCTTTAGAGTCTATCAAGCCTAAAATCTATGAGGAAGTGAAGTTAGCCAGGGAAATCAGAGGATGGGAAATGAGGCATTGAGAAGCCACCAACCCTTGCCATGTCACCAACCCTTGACATGAGAATGGAGGGGACCTTGTATCTGCTCGACACCCTTAGAGCATCTGGTCTAATGCTGTTCCGTGTTACGCAGATGAACCCAGTGAGGGAGTGTGTCTTGTCTTAGGCACTCAGTTTGCTAGGGACTCACATTTTGTTCCAGTACCCAAGTCTCTGCACTTCTCACCCAGTCTCCTACACCAGCCCTGGATGGCACAAAAGCCCTTATTCCCAATGCACAGAAAAGAAAGGCGAGTCGGAATAGTGTCAACAACTTTTATTACCACTTACATATTTCATAGGAAAGGGAATGTAGCAATCAAGTCAGAGCGGTATAAAAACGCAGGTCGGCCCGTGTTCCTCCATTTACACCCGGGGCAGGCTCTCCGTGACATCAGGCACAGCAGCTGCACTTGTCCGAGGCCCCTTTGCAGAggcagccctgggcacacttggcgcagcccacggggcagcaggagcagcagcctggggagAGAGGGGCGAAAGCAGATGTCAGCGATGACTTTCCCAGGCTCCTCCTTGCCCACCAGCAGCCCTGCCACAAGCCCTCAGATCCAAAGGACCCCGAGTACAGAAAAACATGCTCTGTTCCAAGACAGTTGGGAGGACCTTGGGGCTTGGCTTCCACTATGAAGTGGCTGCCCTGCCCCAACTAAGCCCAGGACAGGCAGAAAGTCAGAAGCAGCAGTGACAGGTGCCGAAGGGCAAAGGAAGACCAGCCCCCCCGCCAGAGCCATACACTCAGAGCCCGCTCTGGGTTCCCTCCCTCACCGTAGCTGCAGCCCCCAGGTTCCCAGAGAAAGCCCTACACTCACTCTTCTTGCAGGAGGTGCATCTGCAGGCTTTGCAGGTGCAGGAGCCAGCGCAGCCGCAGGAGCCGCCTGCCGGGAAGGGAAAAGCCAGCAGTGAGCAGGGACGGGGATGCAGGAGGCACAGCAGATGGTCAGTAATCCCTCCCTGCAACCTCTTCCTGGGTGCAGGGCCCAGTGCTAGGGACTCCTGTCCAGCATAGAACAGACAGAAGTCTCACCCCTCCTTCTCTGCCCTTCTATGCAAAGGGCTGTGTACTGTCTTGTATTTACCCCACAGGTATGGTcccaggctccagagcccatTCAGGATGCCTGGGTCTGGTGGCCAGGACCTTTTGTCTGAGCCCATAACAGGCAATGTCCCCTCGCACCCGGCACAGGGAATGCAGAGGCCTGGACAGAGCACTGCGGCCGACCCAGAAGCCCCCTGACACCTGCATGATGTGGCGCAGAACAGCCCTGAGCCTCAGGCCTCTCGCCTCTGAAATGGAAGCCCCAGTTGGATGGAAACACTCTAATGGGGGATGAAGGCGCTTGTCCAGGGAGAAAGCACGTGCCGGGTTAACTACAGACGCCTACTTCAGCTCAAGCTCAAAATGTTCCTCCCTCCTCCAAACCCAGGGATGCTTCTTGGTATTGGGGAAGGGGCATCCTAAGTTCCAGAGCCAGGGGTTCCTCACCAGTGGGGCAGGAGCAGTTCGGGTCCATTTGGAGGCGAGGTGAGGCCGGGGGTCCAAAGCAAGTGGCGAAGAAGAGGGTCTTGGGCCGGTTGGGAGCGTGTTGGAACCTAGCAGCCGGCGGGTTCAGTTTATGCCCAGAGGAGGCGGCCCGggcgcagaggccccgccccgccTTGCACGCGGCGCGCGGATCTGCGCCTGTGCAACCGGCAGCCCCCGTTCCGGCTGTGCGCAGCCTGGCGGGCCGAGCGCAGAGTTCCGTGAGCAAAGATTGGGTCGGTGTGCAGCGCTGCGGCCGCCCCTTTGGCGCTAGAACTCGCGGAGGGACGGTGTGCTGGGCGGTTCTCGgtttcccagcttccctgcccGCCCCTTCCCAAATTTCCCAAGGTAGGCAGTCACCTTTGTTCCGGGATCTTCCAG
This window harbors:
- the LOC132593929 gene encoding metallothionein-1E, with protein sequence MDPNCSCPTGGSCGCAGSCTCKACRCTSCKKSCCSCCPVGCAKCAQGCLCKGASDKCSCCA
- the LOC132593936 gene encoding metallothionein-1E-like, producing MDPNCSCATGGSCGCAGSCTCKACRCASCKKSCCSCCPVGCAKCAQGCVCKGASDKCSCCA
- the LOC132593939 gene encoding metallothionein-1E-like, with the protein product MDPKCSCPTGGSCGCAGSCTCKACRCTSCKKSCCSCCPVGCAKCAQGCVCKGASDKCSCCA